In a genomic window of Tursiops truncatus isolate mTurTru1 chromosome 7, mTurTru1.mat.Y, whole genome shotgun sequence:
- the ABCB6 gene encoding ATP-binding cassette sub-family B member 6 yields the protein MVTVGNYCEAEGPAGPVWAKGGLSPCFFFTLVPSTLMGLGALALVPVLPCKRPEQPGGADAVSWAAGPRVAPYVLQLLLATLQVALPLAGLVGRVGAAQGAPLPGYLLLASLLGTVASACGLGLLVVERSQARQKLAMGVWIKFTHSPGLLLLWTVAFAAENLALVSWNSPQWWWARANLSQQVQFSLWVLRYVVSGGLFVLGLWAPGLRPQSYTLRVNEEDQDVDRSQVQSTEGPPRSTWQDLGRKLRLLSGYLWPRGSPALQFVVLICLGLMVLDRGLNVLVPIFYRDIVNLLTQKAPWSSLVWTVITYVFLKFLQGGGTGSTGFVSNLRTFLWIRVQQFTSRQVELRLFSHLHELSLRWHLGRRTGEVLRIVDRGTSSVTGLLSYLVFNVIPTLADIIIGIIYFSMFFNAWFGLIVFLCMSLYLALTIVVTEWRTKFRRAMNTQENATRARAVDSLLNFETVKYYNAESYEVERYREAIIKYQGLEWKSSASLVLLNQTQNLVIGLGLLSGSLLCAYFVSEQKLQVGDFVLFGTYIIQLYMPLNWFGTYYRMIQTNFIDMENMFDLLKEETEVKDLPGAGPLHFQRGQIEFENVHFSYTNGRETLQDVSFTVMPGQTLALVGPSGAGKSTILRLLFRFYDISSGCIRIDGQNISQVTQVSLRSHIGVVPQDTVLFNDTIANNIRYGRITAGNDEVKAAAQAAGIHDTIMAFPEGYDTQVGERGLKLSGGEKQRVAIARTILKAPDIILLDEATSALDTSNERAIQASLAKVCTNRTTIVVAHRLSTVVSADQILVVKDGCIVERGRHEALLSRGGVYADMWQLQQQGQEVSEDTKPQTKAW from the exons ATGGTGACTGTGGGCAACTACTGTGAGGCCGAAGGACCCGCGGGTCCGGTCTGGGCGAAGGGTGGCCTCAGCCCCTGCTTCTTCTTCACGCTTGTACCCTCGACGCTGATGGGCCTGGGGGCTCTGGCCTTGGTGCCGGTTCTTCCCTGCAAACGTCCGGAGCAGCCAGGTGGCGCTGACGCGGTGTCTTGGGCGGCCGGCCCTCGCGTAGCTCCTTACGTGCTGCAGCTGCTTCTGGCCACACTTCAGGTGGCGCTGCCCCTAGCCGGTCTGGTTGGCCGGGTGGGCGCTGCCCAGGGTGCCCCACTGCCAGGCTACCTATTGCTGGCGTCTTTATTGGGGACTGTGGCCAGCGCCTGTGGCCTGGGGCTGCTCGTGGTGGAACGGAGCCAGGCACGGCAGAAGCTAGCAATGGGCGTCTGGATCAAGTTCACGCACAGCCCGGGTCTCCTGCTCCTCTGGACTGTGGCTTTTGCAGCCGAGAACTTGGCCCTAGTGTCTTGGAACAGCCCACAATGGTGGTGGGCAAGGGCGAACTTGAGCCAGCAG GTTCAGTTTAGCCTGTGGGTGCTGCGGTATGTGGTCTCTGGAGGGCTTTTTGTCCTGGGGCTCTGGGCCCCTGGACTTCGTCCCCAGTCATACACCTTGCGGGTCAATGAAGAGGATCAAGATGTAGACAGGAGCCAG GTTCAGTCAACAGAGGGGCCACCACGGTCTACCTGGCAAGACCTTGGCAGGAAACTCCGCCTACTGAGTGGCTACCTGTGGCCTCGAGGGAGTCCAGCTCTGCAGTTTGTTGTGCTCATCTGCCTGGGGCTCATGGTGCTGGACCGGGGACTGAACGTGTTGGTCCCCATCTTCTACAGGGACATAG TGAACTTGCTGACCCAGAAGGCACCTTGGAGCTCCTTGGTCTGGACTGTCATCACCTATGTCTTCCTCAAGTTCCTCCAGGGGGGTGGCACCGGCAGTACAG GCTTCGTGAGCAACCTGCGCACGTTCCTATGGATCCGGGTGCAGCAGTTCACCTCGCGGCAGGTGGAGCTGCGCCTCTTCTCCCACCTGCACGAGCTCTCGCTGCGCTGGCACCTGGGGCGCCGCACGGGGGAGGTGCTGCGGATCGTGGACCGGGGCACATCCAGTGTCACGGGGCTGCTCAG CTACCTGGTGTTCAATGTCATCCCCACGCTGGCCGACATCATCATTGGCATCATCTACTTCAGCATGTTCTTCAATGCCTGGTTTGGCCTCATTGTGTTCCTGTGCATGAGTCTTTACCTCG CCCTGACCATTGTGGTCACTGAGTGGAGAACGAAGTTTCGACGTGCTATGAACACACAGGAGAATGCTACCCGGGCACGGGCTGTGGATTCTTTGCTAAACTTTGAGACG GTGAAGTATTACAATGCGGAGAGTTATGAAGTGGAACGCTATCGCGAGGCCATCATCAAATATCAG GGTTTGGAGTGGAAGTCAAGTGCTTCACTGGTTTTGCTAAATCAGACCCAGAACCTGGTGATTGGACTTGGGCTCCTCTCTGGCTCCCTGCTTTGTGCATATTTTGTCAGTGAGCAGAAGCTACAG GTTGGGGACTTTGTGCTGTTTGGCACTTATATCATCCAGCTGTACATGCCCCTCAACTGGTTTGGCACCTACTACAG GATGATCCAGACCAACTTCATTGACATGGAGAACATGTTTGACCTGCTAAAAGAGGAGACAGAA GTGAAGGAccttcctggagcagggcccCTTCACTTTCAGAGGGGCCAGATTGAGTTTGAGAATGTGCACTTCAGCTATACCAATGG GCGGGAGACCCTGCAGGATGTGTCCTTCACCGTGATGCCTGGACAGACACTGGCCCTG GTGGGCCCATCAGGAGCAGGGAAGAGCACAATTTTGCGCCTGCTCTTTCGCTTCTATGACATCAGCTCTGGCTGCATCCGAATAGATGGGCAGAACATTTCACAG GTGACCCAGGTCTCTCTCCGGTCTCACATTGGAGTCGTGCCCCAGGACACTGTCCTCTTCAATGACACCATTGCCAACAATATCCGCTACGGCCGCATCACGGCTGGGAACGATGAGGTGAAGGCTGCGGCTCAGGCTGCAGGCATCCACGACACCATTATGGCTTTCCCTGAAG GGTACGATACGCAGGTGGGTGAGCGGGGACTGAAGCTAAGCGGTGGGGAGAAGCAGCGTGTCGCCATCGCTCGCACCATTCTCAAGGCTCCAGACATCATTCTGCTGGACGAG GCAACATCTGCGCTGGATACATCTAATGAGAGGGCCATCCAGGCTTCTCTGGCCAAAGTCTGCACCAACCGCACCACCATCGTGGTGGCACACAG GCTCTCCACTGTGGTTAGTGCTGACCAGATCCTCGTCGTCAAGGATGGCTGCATTGTGGAGAGAGGACG GCACGAGGCTCTGTTGTCCCGAGGCGGGGTGTATGCTGACATgtggcagctgcagcagcagggaCAGGAAGTCTCCGAAGACACCAAGCCCCAGACTAAGGCCTGGTGA
- the ZFAND2B gene encoding AN1-type zinc finger protein 2B isoform X3 has protein sequence MEFPDLGAHCSEPSCQRLDFLPLKCDACSGIFCADHVAYDQHHCGSAYQKDIQVPVCPLCNVPVPVARGEPPDRAVGEHIDRDCRSDPAQQKRKIFTNKCERSGCRQREMMKLTCDHCGRNFCIKHRHPLDHDCSGEGHPTSRAGLAAISRAQGLASSTKTIPSPNQTLPSSTSASRATAQSPSRTASPVIALQNGLSEDEALQRALELSLAETKPQVPRVHRERRPGAA, from the exons ATGGAGTTTCCGGACCTTGGGGCTCACTGTTCGGAGCCGAGCTGTCAGCGGTTGG ATTTTCTGCCGCTCAAGTGCGACGCCTGCTCGGGCATCTTTTGCGCAGACCACGTGGCCTACGACCAGCATCACTGTGGATCTGCTTACCAAAAG GATATCCAGGTACCTGTATGCCCACTCTGTAATGTGCCTGTTCCTGTGGCCAGAGGGGAGCCCCCTGACCGTGCTGTTGGGGAACACATTGACAGAGACTGCCGCTCTGATCCAGCTCAGCAAAAGCGTAAG ATCTTCACCAATAAGTGTGAACGCTCTGGCTGCCGGCAGCGGGAAATGATGAAACTGACCTGCGACCACTGTGGCCGAAACTTCTGCATCAAGCACCGTCACCCACTGGACCATGATTGCTCTGGGGAGGGGCACCCCACAAGTAGGGCAGG ACTGGCTGCCATCTCCAGAGCACAAGGCCTAGCTTCTTCTACAAAGACCATCCCCAGCCCAAACCAGACCTTGCCTTCATCTACCTCTGCCAGCAG AGCCACAGCTCAGTCTCCATCCCGGACAGCCTCTCCAGTGATTGCTTTGCAAAATGGCTTG aGTGAGGATGAGGCTCTGCAACGAGCCCTGGAACTGTCCCTGGCAGAGACCAAACCCCAGGTCCCAAG GGTCCACAGGGAGAGGAGGCCCGGAGCAGCCTAG
- the ZFAND2B gene encoding AN1-type zinc finger protein 2B isoform X1 has product MEFPDLGAHCSEPSCQRLDFLPLKCDACSGIFCADHVAYDQHHCGSAYQKDIQVPVCPLCNVPVPVARGEPPDRAVGEHIDRDCRSDPAQQKRKIFTNKCERSGCRQREMMKLTCDHCGRNFCIKHRHPLDHDCSGEGHPTSRAGLAAISRAQGLASSTKTIPSPNQTLPSSTSASRATAQSPSRTASPVIALQNGLSEDEALQRALELSLAETKPQVPSSQEEEDLALAQALSASEAEYRQRQAQSRSLKPSNCNLC; this is encoded by the exons ATGGAGTTTCCGGACCTTGGGGCTCACTGTTCGGAGCCGAGCTGTCAGCGGTTGG ATTTTCTGCCGCTCAAGTGCGACGCCTGCTCGGGCATCTTTTGCGCAGACCACGTGGCCTACGACCAGCATCACTGTGGATCTGCTTACCAAAAG GATATCCAGGTACCTGTATGCCCACTCTGTAATGTGCCTGTTCCTGTGGCCAGAGGGGAGCCCCCTGACCGTGCTGTTGGGGAACACATTGACAGAGACTGCCGCTCTGATCCAGCTCAGCAAAAGCGTAAG ATCTTCACCAATAAGTGTGAACGCTCTGGCTGCCGGCAGCGGGAAATGATGAAACTGACCTGCGACCACTGTGGCCGAAACTTCTGCATCAAGCACCGTCACCCACTGGACCATGATTGCTCTGGGGAGGGGCACCCCACAAGTAGGGCAGG ACTGGCTGCCATCTCCAGAGCACAAGGCCTAGCTTCTTCTACAAAGACCATCCCCAGCCCAAACCAGACCTTGCCTTCATCTACCTCTGCCAGCAG AGCCACAGCTCAGTCTCCATCCCGGACAGCCTCTCCAGTGATTGCTTTGCAAAATGGCTTG aGTGAGGATGAGGCTCTGCAACGAGCCCTGGAACTGTCCCTGGCAGAGACCAAACCCCAGGTCCCAAG TTCTCAGGAGGAAGAAGACTTAGCTTTAGCACAAGCACTATCAGCCAGCGAGGCAGAATACCGACAGCGGCAG GCTCAGAGCCGCAGCTTGAAGCCGTCCAACTGCAACCTGTGCTAG
- the ZFAND2B gene encoding AN1-type zinc finger protein 2B isoform X2 has protein sequence MEFPDLGAHCSEPSCQRLDFLPLKCDACSGIFCADHVAYDQHHCGSAYQKDIQVPVCPLCNVPVPVARGEPPDRAVGEHIDRDCRSDPAQQKRKIFTNKCERSGCRQREMMKLTCDHCGRNFCIKHRHPLDHDCSGEGHPTSRAGLAAISRAQGLASSTKTIPSPNQTLPSSTSASRATAQSPSRTASPVIALQNGLSEDEALQRALELSLAETKPQVPSSQEEEDLALAQALSASEAEYRQRQGPQGEEARSSLE, from the exons ATGGAGTTTCCGGACCTTGGGGCTCACTGTTCGGAGCCGAGCTGTCAGCGGTTGG ATTTTCTGCCGCTCAAGTGCGACGCCTGCTCGGGCATCTTTTGCGCAGACCACGTGGCCTACGACCAGCATCACTGTGGATCTGCTTACCAAAAG GATATCCAGGTACCTGTATGCCCACTCTGTAATGTGCCTGTTCCTGTGGCCAGAGGGGAGCCCCCTGACCGTGCTGTTGGGGAACACATTGACAGAGACTGCCGCTCTGATCCAGCTCAGCAAAAGCGTAAG ATCTTCACCAATAAGTGTGAACGCTCTGGCTGCCGGCAGCGGGAAATGATGAAACTGACCTGCGACCACTGTGGCCGAAACTTCTGCATCAAGCACCGTCACCCACTGGACCATGATTGCTCTGGGGAGGGGCACCCCACAAGTAGGGCAGG ACTGGCTGCCATCTCCAGAGCACAAGGCCTAGCTTCTTCTACAAAGACCATCCCCAGCCCAAACCAGACCTTGCCTTCATCTACCTCTGCCAGCAG AGCCACAGCTCAGTCTCCATCCCGGACAGCCTCTCCAGTGATTGCTTTGCAAAATGGCTTG aGTGAGGATGAGGCTCTGCAACGAGCCCTGGAACTGTCCCTGGCAGAGACCAAACCCCAGGTCCCAAG TTCTCAGGAGGAAGAAGACTTAGCTTTAGCACAAGCACTATCAGCCAGCGAGGCAGAATACCGACAGCGGCAG GGTCCACAGGGAGAGGAGGCCCGGAGCAGCCTAGAGTGA
- the ZFAND2B gene encoding AN1-type zinc finger protein 2B isoform X5 has translation MEFPDLGAHCSEPSCQRLDFLPLKCDACSGIFCADHVAYDQHHCGSAYQKDIQVPVCPLCNVPVPVARGEPPDRAVGEHIDRDCRSDPAQQKRKIFTNKCERSGCRQREMMKLTCDHCGRNFCIKHRHPLDHDCSGEGHPTSRAGLAAISRAQGLASSTKTIPSPNQTLPSSTSASRATAQSPSRTASPVIALQNGLSEDEALQRALELSLAETKPQVPRYCHPA, from the exons ATGGAGTTTCCGGACCTTGGGGCTCACTGTTCGGAGCCGAGCTGTCAGCGGTTGG ATTTTCTGCCGCTCAAGTGCGACGCCTGCTCGGGCATCTTTTGCGCAGACCACGTGGCCTACGACCAGCATCACTGTGGATCTGCTTACCAAAAG GATATCCAGGTACCTGTATGCCCACTCTGTAATGTGCCTGTTCCTGTGGCCAGAGGGGAGCCCCCTGACCGTGCTGTTGGGGAACACATTGACAGAGACTGCCGCTCTGATCCAGCTCAGCAAAAGCGTAAG ATCTTCACCAATAAGTGTGAACGCTCTGGCTGCCGGCAGCGGGAAATGATGAAACTGACCTGCGACCACTGTGGCCGAAACTTCTGCATCAAGCACCGTCACCCACTGGACCATGATTGCTCTGGGGAGGGGCACCCCACAAGTAGGGCAGG ACTGGCTGCCATCTCCAGAGCACAAGGCCTAGCTTCTTCTACAAAGACCATCCCCAGCCCAAACCAGACCTTGCCTTCATCTACCTCTGCCAGCAG AGCCACAGCTCAGTCTCCATCCCGGACAGCCTCTCCAGTGATTGCTTTGCAAAATGGCTTG aGTGAGGATGAGGCTCTGCAACGAGCCCTGGAACTGTCCCTGGCAGAGACCAAACCCCAGGTCCCAAG ATACTGTCATCCAGCTTAA
- the ZFAND2B gene encoding AN1-type zinc finger protein 2B isoform X4 → MEFPDLGAHCSEPSCQRLDFLPLKCDACSGIFCADHVAYDQHHCGSAYQKDIQVPVCPLCNVPVPVARGEPPDRAVGEHIDRDCRSDPAQQKRKIFTNKCERSGCRQREMMKLTCDHCGRNFCIKHRHPLDHDCSGEGHPTSRAGLAAISRAQGLASSTKTIPSPNQTLPSSTSASRATAQSPSRTASPVIALQNGLSEDEALQRALELSLAETKPQVPRLRAAA, encoded by the exons ATGGAGTTTCCGGACCTTGGGGCTCACTGTTCGGAGCCGAGCTGTCAGCGGTTGG ATTTTCTGCCGCTCAAGTGCGACGCCTGCTCGGGCATCTTTTGCGCAGACCACGTGGCCTACGACCAGCATCACTGTGGATCTGCTTACCAAAAG GATATCCAGGTACCTGTATGCCCACTCTGTAATGTGCCTGTTCCTGTGGCCAGAGGGGAGCCCCCTGACCGTGCTGTTGGGGAACACATTGACAGAGACTGCCGCTCTGATCCAGCTCAGCAAAAGCGTAAG ATCTTCACCAATAAGTGTGAACGCTCTGGCTGCCGGCAGCGGGAAATGATGAAACTGACCTGCGACCACTGTGGCCGAAACTTCTGCATCAAGCACCGTCACCCACTGGACCATGATTGCTCTGGGGAGGGGCACCCCACAAGTAGGGCAGG ACTGGCTGCCATCTCCAGAGCACAAGGCCTAGCTTCTTCTACAAAGACCATCCCCAGCCCAAACCAGACCTTGCCTTCATCTACCTCTGCCAGCAG AGCCACAGCTCAGTCTCCATCCCGGACAGCCTCTCCAGTGATTGCTTTGCAAAATGGCTTG aGTGAGGATGAGGCTCTGCAACGAGCCCTGGAACTGTCCCTGGCAGAGACCAAACCCCAGGTCCCAAG GCTCAGAGCCGCAGCTTGA
- the ATG9A gene encoding autophagy-related protein 9A isoform X3: MVNHSLHPTEPVKVTLPDAFLPAPVCSARIQENGSLITILVIAGVFWVHRLIKFIYNICCYWEIHSFYLHALRIPMSALPYCTWQEVQARIVQTQKEHQICIHKRELTELDIYHRILRFQNYMVALVNKSLLPLRFRLPGLGEVVFFTRGLKYNFELILFWGPGSLFLNEWSLKAEYKRGGQRLELAQRLSNRILWIGIANFLLCPLILIWQILYAFFSYAEVLKREPGALGARCWSLYGRCYLRHFNELEHELQSRLNRGYKPASKYMNCFLSPLLTLLAKNCAFFAGSILAVLIALTIYDEDVLAVEHVLTTVTLLGVTVTVCRSFIPDQHMVFCPEQLLRVILAHIHYMPDHWQGNAHRSQTRDEFAQLFQYKAVFILEELLSPIVTPLILIFCLRPRALEIIDFFRNFTVEVVGVGDTCSFAQMDVRQHGHPQWLSGGQTEASVYQQAEDGKTELSLMHFAITNPGWQPPRESTAFLGFLKEQVQRDGAAAGLAQGGLLPENALFTSIQSLQSESEPLSLIANVVVGSSCRGPPLPRDLQGSRHRAEVASALRSFSPLQPGQAPTGRAPSTMTGSGVDARTASSGSSVWEGQLQSLVLSEYASTEMSLHALYMHQLHKQQAQAEPERHVWHRRESDESGESAPEEGGEGARGPQPIPRSASYPCAASRPGAPETTALHGGFQRRYGGITDPGTVPRAPSHFSRLPLGGWAEDGQSASRHPEPVPEEGSEDELPPQVHKV, encoded by the exons GATTCAGGAAAATGGCTCCCTTATCACCATCCTCGTCATTGCTGGTGTCTTCTGGGTTCACCGGCTCATCAAGTTCATCTATAACATTTGCTGCTACTGGGAGATCCACTCCTTCTACCTGCATGCTCTGCGCATCCCCATG TCTGCGCTTCCATACTGCACGTGGCAAGAAGTACAGGCCCGGATTGTGCAGACCCAGAAAGAGCACCAGATCTGCATCCACAAGCGTGAGCTAACAGAGCTGGACATCTACCACCGCATCCTCCGTTTCCAGAACTACATGGTGGCACTGGTTAACAAATCCCTCCTGCCTCTGCGCTTCCGCCTGCCCGGTCTCGGGGAGGTTGTCTTCTTCACTCGGGGCCTCAAGTACAACTTCGAGCTGATCCTCTTTTGGGGACCTGGCTCTCTGTTTCTCAATGAATGGAGCCTCAAGGCTGAGTACAAACGTGGGGGACAACGGCTCGAGCTGGCCCAGCGTCTCAGCAACCGCATCCTGTGGATTGGCATCGCCAACTTCCTGCTGTGCCCCCTCATCCTCATCTGGCAGATCCTCTATGCCTTTTTCAGTTACGCCGAGGTGCTGAAGCGGGAGCCGGGGGCCCTGGGAGCACGTTGCTGGTCGCTCTACGGCCGCTGCTACCTCCGCCACTTCAACGAGCTGGAGCACGAGCTACAGTCCCGCCTCAACCGAGGCTACAAGCCCGCATCCAAGTACATGAATTGCTTCTTGTCACCTCTGCTGACACTGCTGGCCAAGAACTGCGCCTTCTTTGCTGGCTCCATCCTGGCCGTGCTTATTGCCCTCACCATCTACGACGAAGATGTGTTGGCTGTGGAACATGTCCTCACCACTGTCACGCTCCTGGGGGTCACCGTGACCGTGTGCAG GTCCTTTATTCCGGACCAGCACATGGTGTTCTGCCCTGAGCAGCTGCTCCGCGTGATCCTCGCTCACATCCACTACATGCCTGACCACTGGCAGGGTAATGCCCACCGCTCGCAGACCCGGGACGAGTTTGCCCAGCTCTTCCAGTACAAGGCA GTGTTTATCTTGGAGGAGTTACTGAGCCCCATTGTCACACCGCTCATCCTCATCTTCTGCCTGCGCCCACGGGCCCTGGAGATTATAGACTTCTTCCGCAATTTCACCGTGGAGGTCGTTGGTGTTGGAGATACCTGCTCCTTCGCTCAGATGGATGTTCGCCAGCATGGGCACCCCCAG TGGCTGTCCGGTGGGCAGACGGAGGCCTCAGTGTACCAGCAAGCCGAGGATGGGAAGACAGAGTTGTCACTCATGCACTTTGCCATCACCAACCCTGGCTGGCAGCCACCACGTGAGAGCACGGCCTTCCTCGGTTTCCTCAAGGAGCAAGTTCAGCGGGACGGAGCAGCTGCAGGCCTTGCCCAAGGGGGTCTGCTCCCGGAAAATGCCCTCTTTACATCCATCCAATCCTTACAATCTGAGTCTGAG CCACTGAGCCTTATTGCAAATGTGGTAGTCGGCTCATCCTGCCGGGGCCCCCCACTGCCCAGAGACTTGCAGGGCTCCAGGCACAGGGCTGAGGTCGCCTCTGCCCTGCGCTCCTTCTCCCCGCTGCAGCCTGGTCAGGCTCCCACAGGCCGGGCTCCCAGCACCATGACAGGCTCTGG ggtggaTGCCAGGACAGCCAGCTCCGGGAGCAGTGTGTGGGAAGGACAGCTGCAGAGCCTGGTGCTGTCGGAATATGCGTCCACTGAGATGAGCCTGCATGCCCTCTATATGCACCAG CTCCACAAGCAGCAGGCCCAGGCTGAACCTGAGCGGCATGTGTGGCACCGCCGggagagtgatgagagtggggaGAGTGCCCCCGAAGAGGGGGGAGAGGGTGCCCGGGGCCCCCAGCCTATCCCCCGCTCCGCCAGCTATCCCTGTGCTGCATCCCGGCCTGGAGCTCCTGAGACCACTGCCCTGCATGGGGGCTTCCAGAGGCGCTACGGAGGCATCACAG ATCCTGGAACAGTGCCCCGGGCTCCCTCTCACTTCTCTCGGCTGCCCCTTGGAGGATGGGCTGAAGATGGGCAGTCAGCATCAaggcacccagagcccgtgcccGAAGAGGGCTCGGAGGATGAGCTTCCCCCTCAGGTGCACAAG GTATAG